One segment of Anopheles stephensi strain Indian chromosome 3, UCI_ANSTEP_V1.0, whole genome shotgun sequence DNA contains the following:
- the LOC118513518 gene encoding mucin-5AC-like isoform X2, with product MHKFVFVVLCALLVGGALGEAALGNYYKDVVREQHKLINEMNQNFTELEKASEKLIDLGFYVGKHKLPPKTVKITNTVAVKVPVPFPVKVPEPVPVPVPVSKPVPVPVPTLVAIPVESTVATVPAVTVAGSTSAGGPSPSPATVADADPASSQAHASTVQVQDWKNITTSTTSATMPNSIRHSRSIINIKAQRKRDRIRARNSTTGDMGPAPNDSTMSVVLKFKPVRIRLQSSDLSLMRSNRRPNRMTSGTPPTNSTRPRSPVPRIRPIPLRQASPEANLHRLHRRPSAKTTALPASSSSSSSSSEDSTENLTSRQSNSVEEEPEETLEELDEEELENRAEEESSEERSEESEEVIRKPVRTRTSGSAKQRTTPKRTTKRPRYRDSKVKAKRDSRLDSKRGSKKGYKRHTKRDSKRDSKQDSKRDSKRSKLPKKVRTVTEPAPKAKKSAISLHARSKLFANRTRAMKSPILIATAQSPVITTTTTITPVTTTMLPIIRSKVLSEVEVAPAASSPRATITQLSPSRTDLLLQQPHPPPEFYPPPPQHTVTRYRGNGPFTRRYPPRATIIRIHIQRTYRGKRIKIYVIKPTPPGSSDFLSTTPPNTIPTLLGLPSNRITQTLLPADHPISYSNSTANTRSPRRAVPPRKPGYPGSGIMPRVATTPTPSTTTTTTTITTSTASSTIARSTREATEPARSSPPSSVSPVTLTSTLATTSTTITTTTEATQPPPTTTPASSTTTSTTSTRSEAGPEADQTTTSQLPASSTPSTPSTVVLPDRTEAS from the exons ATGCATAAGTTT GTGTTCGTGGTACTGTGTGCGCTGCTGGTTGGCGGGGCGCTTGGTGAGGCGGCGCTCGGCAACTACTACAAGGATGTCGTGCGGGAGCAGCACAAACTGATCAATGAGATGAATCAAAACTTTACCGAGCTGGAGAAGGCGAGCGAAAAGCTGATCGATCTGGGTTTCTACGTCGGCAAGCACAAGCTGCCACCGAAGACGGTCAAGATCACCAACACGGTGGCAGTGAAGGTGCCCGTACCGTTCCCGGTCAAGGTACCGGAACCGGTGCCGGTCCCGGTGCCGGTGAGCAAACCCGTCCCGGTGCCGGTCCCGACGCTGGTCGCCATACCGGTCGAGAGTACTGTAGCGACCGTGCCGGCAGTGACTGTGGCCGGTAGCACCAGCGCGGGTGGCCCAAGTCCGTCGCCGGCGACCGTCGCGGATGCTGACCCAGCGTCGTCACAGGCGCACGCTAGCACGGTGCAGGTCCAAGA CTGGAAGAatatcaccaccagcaccaccagcgccaccatGCCCAACAGCATTCGCCACAGTCGaagcatcatcaacatcaaagCCCAGCGCAAACGGGATCGCATTCGAGCGCGGAACAGTACTACGGGGGACATGGGGCCAGCGCCCAACGACAGTACTATGTCGGTGGTGCTCAAGTTCAAGCCGGTGCGCATTCGGCTGCAAAGTTCCGACCTGAGTCTCATGCGCTCCAATCGGCGTCCGAATCGTATGACTTCGGGGACGCCGCCAACCAATTCCACACGGCCTCGTTCACCAGTGCCACGGATTCGACCTATTCCGCTGCGTCAGGCCTCGCCGGAGGCAAATCTGCACCGTCTGCATCGTCGGCCATCGGCGAAGACTACCGCTTTGccagcgagcagcagcagcagcagcagttccagCGAGGACAGCACGGAGAATCTCACTTCGAGACAGAGCAATTCGGTCGAGGAGGAACCGGAGGAGACGCTCGAGGAGCTGGACGAGGAGGAGCTGGAGAATCGAGCGGAGGAAGAATCGTCGGAGGAGAGATCGGAGGAATCGGAGGAGGTGATACGGAAACCGGTGCGCACTCGTACGTCAGGTTCAGCGAAGCAGCGGACTACGCCCAAGCGGACCACCAAGCGGCCGAGGTATCGCGATTCCAAAGTGAAGGCGAAACGCGACTCCAGGCTGGATTCGAAGCGGGGTTCCAAGAAGGGCTACAAGCGACACACCAAGCGGGACTCGAAGCGGGACTCCAAGCAGGACTCGAAGCGGGACTCCAAGCGGAGCAAGCTGCCGAAAAAGGTGCGCACCGTCACGGAACCGGCACCAAAGGCAAAGAAGTCAGCGATCTCACTCCACGCCCGTTCCAAACTGTTCGCGAATCGTACCCGCGCTATGAAAAGCCCGATTTTGATCGCTACCGCGCAGAGTCCGgtgatcaccaccaccaccaccatcaccccaGTCACGACCACCATGCTGCCGATCATCCGCAGCAAAGTGTTGTCCGAGGTGGAAGTAGCACCGGCAGCGTCCTCACCGAGGGCTACGATCACCCAGCTTTCGCCAAGTCGCACCgacctgctgctgcagcagccgcaTCCTCCGCCGGAATTCTACCCACCACCGCCACAACACACGGTTACTCGGTatcgggggaacggtccgttTACCCGTCGGTATCCACCGCGGGCTACCATCATTCGCATCCATATCCAGCGAACGTACCGGGGGAAGCGCATAAAGATCTACGTCATCAAGCCGACGCCACCGGGGAGCAGCGATTTCCTTTCTACCACGCCACCAAACACGATCCCCACCTTGCTCGGTCTGCCCTCAAACCGCATCACGCAGACGCTGCTGCCGGCGGACCATCCTATCAGCTACAGCAACAGTACGGCGAACACGCGGAGTCCCAGACGGGCGGTTCCGCCGCGCAAACCGGGTTATCCGGGTTCCGGCATAATGCCGCGGGTGGCTACAACACCTACACCGAGCACcacaactaccaccaccaccatcactacCTCAACGGCCAGCAGCACGATCGCCAGAAGCACAAGGGAAGCTACGGAGCCCGCACGGTCAAGCCCACCGTCCTCAGTGTCCCCAGTGACGCTCACCTCTACCCTGGCTACAACCAGCACcacgatcaccaccaccacggaaGCGACGCAACCGCCGCCGACAACCACGCCGGCAAGTTCCACTACCACTTCCACAACGTCCACCCGGTCGGAGGCGGGGCCGGAAGCGGACCAGACCACCACGAGTCAGCTGCCAGCGAGCAGTACGCCGTCCACACCGAGTACGGTGGTGTTGCCGGACCGGACGGAAGCGTCGTAA
- the LOC118513518 gene encoding filaggrin-2-like isoform X1: protein MHKFVFVVLCALLVGGALGEAALGNYYKDVVREQHKLINEMNQNFTELEKASEKLIDLGFYVGKHKLPPKTVKITNTVAVKVPVPFPVKVPEPVPVPVPVSKPVPVPVPTLVAIPVESTVATVPAVTVAGSTSAGGPSPSPATVADADPASSQAHASTVQVQEYVQSFPIHSVYDAGDDYNPMEGNRLALAEHTASPTESTFSKPSPSSLQQLEEYHHQHHQRHHAQQHSPQSKHHQHQSPAQTGSHSSAEQYYGGHGASAQRQYYVGGAQVQAGAHSAAKFRPESHALQSASESYDFGDAANQFHTASFTSATDSTYSAASGLAGGKSAPSASSAIGEDYRFASEQQQQQQFQRGQHGESHFETEQFGRGGTGGDARGAGRGGAGESSGGRIVGGEIGGIGGGDTETGAHSYVRFSEAADYAQADHQAAEVSRFQSEGETRLQAGFEAGFQEGLQATHQAGLEAGLQAGLEAGLQAEQAAEKGAHRHGTGTKGKEVSDLTPRPFQTVRESYPRYEKPDFDRYRAESGDHHHHHHHPSHDHHAADHPQQSVVRGGSSTGSVLTEGYDHPAFAKSHRPAAAAAASSAGILPTTATTHGYSVSGERSVYPSVSTAGYHHSHPYPANVPGEAHKDLRHQADATGEQRFPFYHATKHDPHLARSALKPHHADAAAGGPSYQLQQQYGEHAESQTGGSAAQTGLSGFRHNAAGGYNTYTEHHNYHHHHHYLNGQQHDRQKHKGSYGARTVKPTVLSVPSDAHLYPGYNQHHDHHHHGSDATAADNHAGKFHYHFHNVHPVGGGAGSGPDHHESAASEQYAVHTEYGGVAGPDGSVVTSYDPPASGNTFHFHDDGTGDMFAGASTVQEQHRAPYEEESSSYGHTQ from the exons ATGCATAAGTTT GTGTTCGTGGTACTGTGTGCGCTGCTGGTTGGCGGGGCGCTTGGTGAGGCGGCGCTCGGCAACTACTACAAGGATGTCGTGCGGGAGCAGCACAAACTGATCAATGAGATGAATCAAAACTTTACCGAGCTGGAGAAGGCGAGCGAAAAGCTGATCGATCTGGGTTTCTACGTCGGCAAGCACAAGCTGCCACCGAAGACGGTCAAGATCACCAACACGGTGGCAGTGAAGGTGCCCGTACCGTTCCCGGTCAAGGTACCGGAACCGGTGCCGGTCCCGGTGCCGGTGAGCAAACCCGTCCCGGTGCCGGTCCCGACGCTGGTCGCCATACCGGTCGAGAGTACTGTAGCGACCGTGCCGGCAGTGACTGTGGCCGGTAGCACCAGCGCGGGTGGCCCAAGTCCGTCGCCGGCGACCGTCGCGGATGCTGACCCAGCGTCGTCACAGGCGCACGCTAGCACGGTGCAGGTCCAAGAGTACGTACAATCGTTTCCAATACACTCTGTATACGACGCTGGCGACGATTACAATCCCATGGAAGGAAACCGTCTCGCACTAGCGGAACACACTGCATCCCCTACTGAGAGCACGTTCAGTAAACCAAGTCCTTCTTCACTTCAACAGCTGGAAGAatatcaccaccagcaccaccagcgccaccatGCCCAACAGCATTCGCCACAGTCGaagcatcatcaacatcaaagCCCAGCGCAAACGGGATCGCATTCGAGCGCGGAACAGTACTACGGGGGACATGGGGCCAGCGCCCAACGACAGTACTATGTCGGTGGTGCTCAAGTTCAAGCCGGTGCGCATTCGGCTGCAAAGTTCCGACCTGAGTCTCATGCGCTCCAATCGGCGTCCGAATCGTATGACTTCGGGGACGCCGCCAACCAATTCCACACGGCCTCGTTCACCAGTGCCACGGATTCGACCTATTCCGCTGCGTCAGGCCTCGCCGGAGGCAAATCTGCACCGTCTGCATCGTCGGCCATCGGCGAAGACTACCGCTTTGccagcgagcagcagcagcagcagcagttccagCGAGGACAGCACGGAGAATCTCACTTCGAGACAGAGCAATTCGGTCGAGGAGGAACCGGAGGAGACGCTCGAGGAGCTGGACGAGGAGGAGCTGGAGAATCGAGCGGAGGAAGAATCGTCGGAGGAGAGATCGGAGGAATCGGAGGAGGTGATACGGAAACCGGTGCGCACTCGTACGTCAGGTTCAGCGAAGCAGCGGACTACGCCCAAGCGGACCACCAAGCGGCCGAGGTATCGCGATTCCAAAGTGAAGGCGAAACGCGACTCCAGGCTGGATTCGAAGCGGGGTTCCAAGAAGGGCTACAAGCGACACACCAAGCGGGACTCGAAGCGGGACTCCAAGCAGGACTCGAAGCGGGACTCCAAGCGGAGCAAGCTGCCGAAAAAGGTGCGCACCGTCACGGAACCGGCACCAAAGGCAAAGAAGTCAGCGATCTCACTCCACGCCCGTTCCAAACTGTTCGCGAATCGTACCCGCGCTATGAAAAGCCCGATTTTGATCGCTACCGCGCAGAGTCCGgtgatcaccaccaccaccaccatcaccccaGTCACGACCACCATGCTGCCGATCATCCGCAGCAAAGTGTTGTCCGAGGTGGAAGTAGCACCGGCAGCGTCCTCACCGAGGGCTACGATCACCCAGCTTTCGCCAAGTCGCACCgacctgctgctgcagcagccgcaTCCTCCGCCGGAATTCTACCCACCACCGCCACAACACACGGTTACTCGGTatcgggggaacggtccgttTACCCGTCGGTATCCACCGCGGGCTACCATCATTCGCATCCATATCCAGCGAACGTACCGGGGGAAGCGCATAAAGATCTACGTCATCAAGCCGACGCCACCGGGGAGCAGCGATTTCCTTTCTACCACGCCACCAAACACGATCCCCACCTTGCTCGGTCTGCCCTCAAACCGCATCACGCAGACGCTGCTGCCGGCGGACCATCCTATCAGCTACAGCAACAGTACGGCGAACACGCGGAGTCCCAGACGGGCGGTTCCGCCGCGCAAACCGGGTTATCCGGGTTCCGGCATAATGCCGCGGGTGGCTACAACACCTACACCGAGCACcacaactaccaccaccaccatcactacCTCAACGGCCAGCAGCACGATCGCCAGAAGCACAAGGGAAGCTACGGAGCCCGCACGGTCAAGCCCACCGTCCTCAGTGTCCCCAGTGACGCTCACCTCTACCCTGGCTACAACCAGCACcacgatcaccaccaccacggaaGCGACGCAACCGCCGCCGACAACCACGCCGGCAAGTTCCACTACCACTTCCACAACGTCCACCCGGTCGGAGGCGGGGCCGGAAGCGGACCAGACCACCACGAGTCAGCTGCCAGCGAGCAGTACGCCGTCCACACCGAGTACGGTGGTGTTGCCGGACCGGACGGAAGCGTCGTAACGTCGTACGATCCACCTGCCAGCGGCAACACCTTCCACTTCCACGACGACGGCACGGGGGACATGTTTGCCGGTGCTTCTACCGTGCAGGAACAGCATCGGGCACCGTACGAGGAAGAGTCCTCGTCGTACGGACACACGCAATGA
- the LOC118513517 gene encoding chorion protein S38-like gives MVEMSFLRIFLALFVFGCITTVIDGEEVAGGQTGAIESGGSTPIEPGASSPSDGVAVGVQGGDKKNAKRHLSFGFGHGYGGSVGFSAGVGGYGSGVGVGYGSGVGVGYGSSIGYDGYGTGYGSYGYGAGYGGRFRGYGGYGGYGASYGLGYGGYGADGFHSGFHAHYTKPIVTATIKEHIPIAVPKPYPVFVKKTVPVPVPIHKPVPYPVYVKKTVPVPIVVSHPVPVPITKHVPVPVPQPYPVSVPHPVPVKVPTPVVVTKPVVAYSPAIVSTPIVSTPIISTPIVTSAGHISVSDHGLHQTHHSHSHYGGGAYKAYSSGTAGLYTGSTGGHYGSSGHFGGHQYGSVGSSGAHYGGLYGAHYGAGGSQYSGQLSAGVLCDH, from the exons ATGGTCGAAATGAGCTTCCTGAGG ATATTTCTGGCCCTGTTCGTCTTTGGCTGCATTACCACCGTGATCGATGGTGAGGAGGTTGCCGGTGGCCAGACGGGTGCGATAGAATCGGGCGGATCCACACCGATCGAGCCGGGCGCTTCGTCACCATCGGATGGAGTTGCCGTGGGTGTGCAGGGTGGCGACAAGAAGAATGCTAAGCGTCATCTTTCGTTCGGCTTTGGACATGGGTACGGTGGAAGCGTAGGATTTTCGGCCGGTGTCGGTGGATACGGATCGGGCGTTGGAGTAGGCTATGGCTCGGGCGTTGGAGTGGGTTATGGATCGAGCATCGGCTACGACGGATATGGTACCGGGTACGGCAGCTACGGGTACGGTGCAGGCTACGGTGGTCGATTCCGTGGCTATGGAGGTTACGGTGGGTACGGTGCGAGCTATGGTCTCGGTTACGGTGGGTACGGAGCGGACGGGTTCCATTCCGGGTTCCATGCACACTACACGAAACCGATCGTAACGGCCACCATCAAGGAACACATCCCGATCGCCGTTCCGAAACCGTATCCAGTGTTTGTGAAGAAAACGGTCCCGGTACCGGTACCGATCCACAAGCCCGTACCATATCCGGTGTACGTGAAGAAAACGGTTCCGGTTCCGATCGTTGTATCGCACCCGGTTCCGGTACCGATCACGAAGCACGTGCCCGTACCCGTCCCCCAGCCTTATCCGGTGTCCGTTCCGCATCCCGTGCCGGTGAAGGTACCGACGCCCGTGGTCGTAACTAAGCCGGTGGTCGCTTACTCACCCGCCATCGTCAGCACACCGATCGTCAGCACACCGATCATCAGCACACCGATCGTTACCAGTGCCGGGCACATTTCCGTCAGCGATCATGGCTTACATCAGACGCACCACTCGCACAGTCACTATGGTGGTGGAGCGTACAAGGCGTACAGTTCCGGTACGGCCGGTCTGTACACGGGCAGCACCGGTGGGCATTACGGATCCAGCGGCCACTTCGGAGGACATCAGTACGGAAGTGTCGGTTCGTCCGGAGCACACTATGGAGGGCTGTACGGTGCGCACTATGGAGCCGGCGGTAGCCAATATTCGGGCCAGCTAAGCGCCGGAGTCCTTTGCGATCACTAG
- the LOC118510006 gene encoding uncharacterized protein LOC118510006, translated as MYRQILVKDCDKALQRILWRSDANEPIAVYELNTVTYGTACAPFLAIRTLQRIFDDHGTKFPKAMACKADFYVDDLLSGATTTRDAQEMAGQLNKLLSCGGFSLRKWASNCPEALKDIPEDQRATNPQHELAAETSSISTLGLLWTPESDILQVQVKLPIQESKCTKRQVLACIARIYDPLGFIDPVKMKAKLFMQQIWMLKGTDKRAWPWDEELPEQLARDWMSFFMQLHLLEKIQKYSPLDTS; from the exons atgtatcgtcAGATACTCGTGAAGGACTGCGATAAGGCATTGCAACGAATTTTGTGGCGCAGCGATGCTAATGAGCCGATAGCAGTGTACGAGTTGAACACGGTCACATACGGCACGGCCTGTGCTCCGTTCTTAGCCATCCGAACCCTGCAACGAATCTTTGATGATCATGGCACCAAGTTTCCGAAGGCAATGGCATGCAAGGCAGATTTTTACGTCGATGATTTGCTGTCCGGTGCAACGACAACACGTGATGCACAAGAAATGGCCGGGCAGTTAAATAAGTTACTTTCGTGCGGAGGATTCAGTTTAAGAAAGTGGGCATCCAATTGCCCAGAAGCGCTGAAAGATATTCCGGAAGATCAAAGAGCAACCAACCCACAGCATGAATTGGCAGCCGAGACCAGCTCTATTTCGACGCTTGGATTATTGTGGACACCTGAATCGGATATTTTACAAGTCCAGGTTAAGCTACCGATACAGGAGAGCAAATGCACGAAACGACAGGTGCTAGCATGTATTGCACGTATCTACGATCCACTCGGCTTCATAGATCCGGTTAAGATGAAGGCCAAGCTTTTTATGCAGCAAATTTGGATGTTGAAGGGAACAGATAAGCGCGCTTGGCCATGGGATGAAGAACTCCCGGAACAGTTGGCTCGAGATTGGATGTCATTTTTTATGCAGCTACATCTCTTGGAAAAG ATCCAGAAGTACTCACCCCTGGACACTTCCTAA
- the LOC118513516 gene encoding actin-related protein 2/3 complex subunit 5-C → MAKNTSSSAFRKIDVDQYNEDNFKEDDADQASSGMIVPDEAEINSLLNQGRNIDALKTVLQNAPLMCKNQQVKDNALGLTLRVLLSIKSSKIDAAIESLDDPELCDVLMKYIYRGFEIPSEGSSGHLLTWHEKVFAKGGVGSIVRVLSDSARA, encoded by the exons ATGGCCAAAAATACGTCCAGCTCGGCGTTCCGAAAGATCGATGTCGACCAGTACAATGAGGACAACTTTAAGGAGGATGACGCGGATCAGGCCTCCAGCGGAATGATTGTGCCGGATGAGGCAGAAATCAATTCACTGCTCAATCA GGGTCGCAATATCGATGCACTGAAAACCGTCCTCCAGAATGCACCGCTAATGTGCAAAAACCAGCAGGTCAAGGATAACGCGCTCGGGCTCACGTTGCGCGTACTGCTGTCGATCAAATCGTCCAAGATCGATGCCGCCATCGAATCGCTGGATGATCCGGAACTGTGCGACGTGCTGATGAAGTACATCTATCGCGGGTTCGAAATTCCCTCGGAAGGTTCGAGCGGCCATCTGCTTACCTGGCACGAAAAGGTGTTCGCCAAGGGTGGTGTAGGCAGTATCGTGCGGGTGCTATCGGACAGTGCCCGGGCCTAA
- the LOC118513515 gene encoding dynamin-1-like protein — translation MEALIPVVNKLQDVFNTVGSDAIQLPQIVVLGSQSSGKSSVIESLVGRTFLPRGTGIVTRRPLVLQLVYTPLDDREHRSAEHGTVAVEEWGRFLHIKNKVFTDFNDIREEIENETDRMAGANKGICPEPINLKIYSTKVVNLTLVDLPGITKVPVGDQPEDIEAQIKDLVLKYIENPNSIILAVTAANTDMATSEALKMAKDVDPDGRRTLAVLTKLDLMDAGTDAIDILCGRVIPVKLGIIGVMNRSQQDILDKKAIEDQLRDEAAYLQRKYPTLATRNGTPYLAKTLNRLLMHHIRDCLPDLKTRVNVMASQFQSLLNSYGEDVTDKSQCLLQIITKFASAYCSTIEGTSRNIETTELCGGARICYIFHETFGKTLDSIHPLTGLTKMDILTAIRNATGPRPALFVPEVSFELLVKRQIRRLEDPSLRCVELIHEEMQRIIQHCGTEVQQEMLRFPKLHEKIVDVVTQLLRRRLPTTNCMVENLVQIELAYINTKHPDFHKDAALVPSLIKTDSQDQWAGHQPGNPPSRRPGSNRQLALVDKTGMLNLNHDANQQQQQQQQQQQQHHQNHGGEQPGGWLGSILPPNMEAMIGAGVGGPGSESGNSTASNTPTHGVLSPSKPVNLLPDVPMNHSSRKLTDKEQKDCDVIERLIKSYFYIVRKSIQDSVPKAIMHFLVNFVKDNLQSELVTHLYKSDSANELLNESDHISIRRKEASDMLKALTRANHIISEIRETHMW, via the exons ATGGAAGCCCTCATTCCGGTGGTTAATAAGCTGCAGGATGTTTTCAACACCGTAGGCTCTGATGCCATCCAGCTGCCACAGATAGTCGTCCTTGGCAGCCAG AGTTCTGGCAAAAGTTCGGTGATAGAAAGTCTGGTCGGTCGAACGTTTCTTCCGCGTGGAACCGGCATCGTAACGCGTCGCCCACTGGTCCTGCAGCTCGTCTACACTCCGCTCGATGACCGTGAGCACCGTTCGGCGGAACATGGCACGGTCGCTGTGGAGGAGTGGGGCCGGTTCCTGCACATCAAAAACAAAGTGTTTACCGACTTCAACGACATTCGCGAGGAGATTGAAAATGAAACGGACCGGATGGCGGGTGCCAACAAGGGCATCTGTCCGGAGCCGATCAATCTGAAGATTTACTCGACAAAGGTGGTGAATCTGACGCTGGTCGATTTGCCCGGCATTACCAAGGTGCCGGTCGGCGATCAGCCGGAAGATATTGAAGCGCAGATAAAGGATCTGGTGCTGAAATACATCGAGAACCCGAACTCGATCATACTGGCTGTGACGGCGGCAAACACCGATATGGCAACGAGTGAGGCGCTCAAGATGGCTAAGGACGTCGATCCGGACGGTCGCCGTACGTTGGCGGTGCTGACAAAGCTCGATCTGATGGACGCCGGCACGGATGCGATCGACATTCTGTGCGGACGCGTGATCCCGGTCAAGCTGGGCATCATCGGTGTGATGAACCGCTCGCAGCAAGATATATTGGACAAGAAGGCGATCGAAGATCAGCTGCGGGATGAGGCGGCATATCTGCAGCGCAAGTATCCGACGCTGGCCACGCGCAACGGTACACCGTACCTGGCGAAAACGCTGAACCGTTTGCTGATGCACCACATCCGCGACTGTCTGCCCGATCTCAAGACGCGCGTTAATGTGATGGCATCCCAGTTTCAGTCGTTGCTGAACTCGTACGGCGAGGATGTTACCGATAAGAGCCAGTGCCTGCTGCAGATCATTACGAAGTTTGCGTCGGCCTACTGCTCCACGATCGAGGGCACATCGCGCAACATTGAAACGACCGAGCTGTGTGGTGGTGCCAGGATTTGTTACATTTTCCACGAAACGTTCGGCAAAACGCTGGACTCCATTCACCCACTGACCGGGCTGACCAAGATGGACATTTTGACCGCGATCCGGAATGCGACCGGTCCACGGCCGGCCCTGTTCGTGCCCGAGGTAAGCTTCGAGCTGTTGGTGAAGCGTCAAATACGTCGTCTCGAAGATCCGTCCCTACGGTGCGTGGAGCTGATCCACGAGGAGATGCAGCGCATCATTCAGCACTGCGGCACGGAGGTGCAGCAGGAGATGCTGCGGTTCCCGAAGCTGCATGAAAAGATTGTCGATGTGGTGACGCAGCTGTTGCGCCGCCGGTTGCCCACCACCAACTGCATGGTGGAGAATCTGGTGCAGATCGAGCTGGCGTACATCAACACCAAGCATCCGGACTTTCACAAGGATGCGGCCCTGGTACCGAGCCTGATCAAAACCGACTCGCAGGATCAGTGGGCCGGACACCAGCCGGGCAATCCGCCGAGTCGGCGACCGGGCTCGAACAGACAGCTCGCGTTGGTGGATAAGACGGGCATGCTGAACTTAAATCATGAtgcaaaccagcagcagcagcagcagcagcaacaacagcagcagcatcaccaaaACCATGGGGGCGAGCAGCCGGGTGGATGGTTGGGAAGCATTTTGCCACCGAACATGGAAGCCATGATTGGGGCCGGGGTTGGCGGACCGGGCAGTGAAAGTGGCAACAGTACGGCCAgcaacacaccgacacacggTGTGCTTAGCCCATCCAAACCGGTCAATCTGCTGCCGGACGTCCCCATGAACCATTCGTCCCGCAAGCTGACCGACAAGGAGCAGAAGGATTGTGATGTTATCG AACGCTTGATCAAATCGTACTTCTACATCGTGCGGAAATCGATTCAAGATTCCGTACCGAAGGCCATTATGCATTTCTTAGTCAACTTCGTCAAGGACAACCTGCAGTCGGAGCTGGTGACGCATCTGTACAAATCCGACTCGGCCAACGAGCTGCTGAACGAGTCGGATCACATCTCGATCCGGCGCAAGGAAGCGAGCGATATGTTGAAG GCACTGACCCGCGCCAATCACATCATAAGCGAAATCCGAGAGACACACATGTGGTAA